The window GGATGCGTGGCGCGTGCCGGGTCTTGCTTGACGGCGGCAGAATTGCGGGTCAGGTCGAGGGGTAAACGCTGGGCTATGTTCTCTTGGCCCTTCGGGCCGAAAGACGGTCACGGCTGTCCCCGCGCTGCTCTCAAAAAATGTGGGTAAAGCTCAGAGGTAAAACCCTGGGCTAGGTTCTTTCGCCCCTTCCGGGCTGAAACCTGGTCGAAATTCCACCAAACTAACTGTCTAAATGGTATAGGAGAGATTGCGTCGCCTATCAGGGACGCCTGAAACGCTGCCCCGGCGGGTGCCGGCTCCCGACGGACCGGCCAGACACGGCGCGACCATCAACGCCAACAACCGGACGTCCCCAACCTTTGATGCTATGGCGTTTTAATTTTCACGAGACTACAAATCCGCCCTCGAATGAATGACCTGGCCGGTGATCCAATGTGCCGCGTCGCTCGCCAGGAACACGATCAGGCGCGCCGCATCTTCCGGCGTGCCGAGCCGCCCAAACCCGCTTTGGACCTTCAATGACGCCTTCACCTCATCCGTCATCCAACCGGTGTCCGTCGGGCCAGGGTCAACCGCGTTAACGGTAATACCTTTTGCGGTGAGCTCTTTTGCCAGGCTCCGTGTGAAGGCAGAAACCGCTCCTTTGGAGGCGGCGTACGCCAGTTCCCCCGGAAGGGGAGTCAAATCCTGACCCGACGTGAGGTTGACGATGCGTCCCGCGTGGGTCCGGTCGTACGCGCGGCCAAATTCGACCGCGAGCATTGCCGTGGCCCGCAGGTTAACGGCGTAATGCCGGTCGAGGCTCTCTACGGTAAGATTTTCAAAGCCGTCCCGGGCCGAATGGGCAGCGTTATTGACCAGTACCGACGGGCTCCCCAGTTGGGTCCGGGCAATTTTCAACACCAAACCCGGCGCCTCGGGGTGGCCAAGGTCCACCTCCATGAACCCGGCGCGCACACCCCGGGCACGTAATTCTTCAGCCAGCGCCGGCGGACCTTCCGGATCCGCCTGCGCACCGCCGTAACCAGCCGTATCGAATGTCTTGTGGACTGTGAAGAAAACGTCGCAGCCCTGGCCGGCAAAGG of the Verrucomicrobiota bacterium genome contains:
- a CDS encoding SDR family oxidoreductase, with protein sequence MLFPELRGRIVLVTGASRRSGIGAAICRAFAGQGCDVFFTVHKTFDTAGYGGAQADPEGPPALAEELRARGVRAGFMEVDLGHPEAPGLVLKIARTQLGSPSVLVNNAAHSARDGFENLTVESLDRHYAVNLRATAMLAVEFGRAYDRTHAGRIVNLTSGQDLTPLPGELAYAASKGAVSAFTRSLAKELTAKGITVNAVDPGPTDTGWMTDEVKASLKVQSGFGRLGTPEDAARLIVFLASDAAHWITGQVIHSRADL